The following are encoded in a window of Bradyrhizobium sp. WBOS07 genomic DNA:
- a CDS encoding carbohydrate ABC transporter permease: protein MVTTAVTSAGIASEEPRSDFGRVLAQRERRFAAALLAPAFLALLATTTFPLLFLVYTSAFRMDLAMPFTNGFVGFENYQVLLSDERFWTSLLVSLVYTGSTVTLQVIIGLALALLVMDMKRGQGWFRVIAILPVVLSPAVVGMIWRTFMLAPEFGIVDFLAINAGLGSKNWLGDPTLAMVSVIAIHTWQWTPFAFMVLLASLASLPEDIYEAARLDRASAWQRFRRITLPLLRPAIVMVIIMRTMVALTAFAAIFTVTAGGPGTATEILNLYAYRKSFTELSIGYGSALAVALLIVTIIISGILFAMRRAK from the coding sequence ATGGTGACCACAGCGGTGACATCGGCCGGGATCGCGAGCGAGGAGCCTCGCAGCGATTTCGGCCGCGTCCTGGCCCAGCGCGAGCGCCGCTTTGCGGCGGCCCTGCTTGCACCGGCATTTCTCGCGCTGCTCGCCACGACGACGTTTCCGCTGCTCTTCCTGGTCTACACCAGCGCGTTCCGGATGGATCTGGCGATGCCGTTCACCAACGGCTTCGTCGGGTTCGAGAACTACCAAGTTCTGCTTTCGGACGAACGTTTCTGGACCTCGCTGCTGGTGAGCCTCGTCTATACCGGCTCGACCGTCACGCTCCAGGTCATCATCGGCCTGGCGCTTGCCTTGCTCGTCATGGACATGAAGCGCGGCCAAGGCTGGTTCAGGGTGATCGCCATCCTGCCCGTGGTGCTGTCGCCGGCCGTGGTCGGCATGATCTGGCGCACTTTCATGCTGGCGCCGGAGTTCGGCATCGTCGACTTCCTCGCCATCAACGCCGGCCTCGGCAGCAAGAACTGGCTTGGCGATCCCACGCTCGCGATGGTCTCGGTGATCGCGATCCATACCTGGCAGTGGACGCCGTTCGCGTTCATGGTGCTGCTGGCCTCGCTGGCCTCCTTGCCCGAAGATATCTACGAGGCCGCGCGGCTCGATCGAGCCTCCGCCTGGCAGCGCTTTCGCCGCATCACCCTGCCCTTGCTGCGCCCGGCGATCGTCATGGTTATCATCATGCGGACCATGGTGGCGCTGACCGCGTTCGCGGCGATCTTCACCGTCACCGCCGGGGGGCCCGGCACCGCGACCGAGATCCTCAATCTTTATGCCTACCGCAAATCCTTCACCGAGCTCTCGATCGGCTACGGCTCGGCGCTCGCGGTGGCGCTGCTGATCGTGACCATCATCATCTCCGGCATCTTGTTCGCGATGCGGAGGGCGAAATGA
- a CDS encoding aldehyde dehydrogenase: MTIQTPIAALPLSEASRAFLSRKHKLLIGAQDVGTRSGSEIPVHDPASGAVIAAVPAGGKAEIDVAVAAARAALDGPWSKLRPADRGRLLLKLADAVEADGQLLAEVETANNGQSIGIAQALEVGASAEHLRYMAGWATKIYGQTLDVSIPIPPGTRYRAMTRKEPVGVVGAIVPWNFPLLMAVWKIAPALAAGCTVVLKPAEETPLTALRLGQLIREVGFPDGVVNVVTGYGHEAGAALCSHPGIDKVAFTGSTEVGKLIGHAAIDNMTRFSLELGGKSPMVMFDDMNPELFGLAANLGVYFNQGQVCTCGSRVYIQKSIFDKVVETFVGVANGLKIGSGFDPANQINPLVSVKQQSRVLSLIERGATKGATIAAGGTSVGDAGYFVKPTVIIGANKTNTLVREEIFGPVVALLPFTDMADAIAQANDTEYGLSASVWSRDIDRCFTFADAVKAGTVWINTHNVVDPNMPFGGYKQSGLGREHGAVAVENYLETKAICLAF, encoded by the coding sequence ATGACAATTCAAACCCCCATCGCAGCTCTGCCCTTAAGCGAGGCCAGCAGGGCCTTCCTCTCGCGCAAGCACAAACTCCTGATCGGCGCGCAGGACGTTGGAACGCGGAGTGGCTCGGAAATTCCAGTGCATGATCCGGCATCCGGCGCAGTCATTGCGGCGGTGCCGGCCGGAGGCAAAGCGGAGATCGATGTGGCGGTGGCCGCAGCCCGCGCTGCCCTCGACGGCCCGTGGTCGAAGCTCCGCCCTGCCGATCGCGGACGACTTCTGCTCAAGCTGGCGGATGCGGTCGAGGCCGACGGTCAACTGCTGGCGGAAGTGGAAACGGCCAACAACGGCCAATCGATCGGTATTGCGCAGGCGCTCGAAGTGGGGGCTTCCGCCGAACACCTGCGCTACATGGCGGGGTGGGCGACCAAGATCTACGGTCAAACGCTGGACGTCTCGATCCCGATTCCGCCCGGCACCCGCTATCGCGCAATGACGCGGAAGGAGCCCGTTGGCGTGGTCGGCGCCATCGTTCCGTGGAACTTCCCGCTCCTGATGGCGGTCTGGAAGATTGCGCCGGCGCTGGCTGCCGGGTGCACGGTCGTCTTGAAGCCGGCAGAGGAGACGCCGCTGACCGCGCTGAGGCTTGGGCAGCTGATCCGGGAGGTCGGTTTTCCCGACGGCGTCGTCAATGTCGTGACCGGCTATGGTCACGAGGCCGGTGCGGCGCTGTGCTCCCACCCCGGGATTGACAAGGTCGCCTTCACCGGCTCGACCGAGGTCGGCAAGCTCATCGGACATGCCGCGATCGACAATATGACACGTTTCTCGCTCGAACTCGGCGGGAAATCGCCGATGGTGATGTTCGATGACATGAATCCCGAGTTGTTCGGGCTCGCCGCCAATCTCGGCGTCTATTTCAATCAAGGACAGGTCTGCACGTGCGGTTCGCGCGTCTACATCCAGAAATCGATCTTCGACAAGGTGGTTGAAACGTTTGTTGGCGTCGCCAACGGCCTGAAGATCGGATCTGGTTTCGATCCCGCCAACCAGATCAATCCTCTTGTTTCGGTCAAGCAGCAGTCGCGTGTCCTTTCTCTGATTGAAAGAGGCGCGACCAAGGGCGCCACGATTGCAGCAGGTGGAACCTCGGTGGGTGATGCAGGCTACTTCGTCAAGCCGACCGTCATTATCGGCGCCAACAAGACGAACACGCTTGTGCGCGAGGAGATCTTCGGGCCGGTGGTTGCTCTGCTTCCATTCACCGACATGGCCGACGCCATCGCTCAGGCGAACGACACGGAGTACGGGCTTTCTGCCTCGGTGTGGTCGCGCGATATCGATCGCTGTTTCACGTTTGCGGATGCGGTGAAGGCAGGCACGGTCTGGATCAACACGCACAACGTGGTTGATCCGAACATGCCGTTCGGCGGCTACAAGCAATCCGGTCTCGGTCGCGAACACGGGGCCGTTGCGGTCGAGAACTACCTCGAAACCAAGGCGATCTGCTTGGCGTTCTAG
- a CDS encoding FAD-binding oxidoreductase — MLETLKGATSLLDTTWSVAAPRVSAEKVAIVIEEARGFLGDRLSTSMALREQHAHGEGPALPHLPDAVAFVETVDEVRQVLALCHREGVPIVPFGAGSSLEGQVNAVCGGISVDLSRLNSIIEVNRENMDCLVEPGVTREQLNSFIRDAGLFFPVDPGAECTIGGMCATRASGTNAVRYGTIRENVLGLDVVLADGRLISTGGRVRKAANGYDLTHLFIGSEGTLGIITKIRLRLHGIPEATSAAVAQFPTLAAAVETVFMTMQLGIPIARVELLDDVQMGASIAYSKLEGYEAVPTLFFEFNGSHSSVKEQAELVETMANDAGAVRFVWSSGTEARNRLWTARHRAYPAAVALRPGAKGIATDVCVPISRLAEAVLGAREDIAASGLIAPIAGHVGDGNFHCCILVDPGDPVEVERALTLDHKIVARGLGLGGTCSGEHGIGLGKRGFLEQEHGAEALEVMRSIKMALDPKGILNPGKLFPGPPSASAS; from the coding sequence ATGCTTGAAACCTTGAAGGGAGCAACGTCCCTGCTGGACACCACGTGGTCCGTTGCAGCGCCGCGCGTGTCGGCCGAAAAGGTGGCGATCGTGATCGAGGAAGCGCGCGGATTCCTTGGCGACCGGCTGTCGACAAGCATGGCGTTGCGCGAGCAGCATGCGCACGGTGAGGGCCCCGCGTTGCCTCATTTGCCGGATGCCGTCGCTTTCGTCGAGACGGTCGACGAGGTCAGGCAAGTCCTGGCGCTCTGTCATCGCGAGGGAGTGCCAATTGTTCCATTCGGCGCAGGGTCGAGCCTTGAGGGGCAGGTGAACGCCGTTTGCGGAGGAATAAGTGTCGATCTCAGCCGGCTGAACTCGATCATCGAAGTCAACCGGGAGAACATGGATTGTCTGGTCGAGCCGGGTGTCACGCGTGAGCAGCTCAACAGCTTTATCCGCGACGCCGGCCTGTTCTTTCCCGTCGATCCCGGTGCGGAGTGCACGATTGGAGGAATGTGCGCGACTCGCGCAAGCGGTACGAATGCAGTGCGGTACGGGACCATCCGGGAAAATGTGCTCGGGCTCGATGTCGTTCTGGCTGATGGCCGTCTCATCTCGACGGGCGGTCGCGTGCGGAAGGCCGCCAACGGATACGATCTGACCCACCTCTTCATTGGTTCGGAGGGCACACTCGGCATCATCACGAAGATCCGTTTGCGTCTTCACGGCATACCCGAGGCAACCAGCGCCGCCGTGGCGCAATTCCCAACTCTGGCAGCCGCGGTCGAGACGGTCTTCATGACGATGCAACTCGGTATTCCCATTGCGCGCGTCGAGCTTCTGGATGACGTGCAAATGGGAGCGAGCATCGCTTACTCGAAACTCGAAGGTTACGAGGCAGTCCCGACCCTGTTCTTTGAATTCAACGGCAGTCATTCCAGCGTGAAAGAGCAGGCCGAACTCGTCGAGACCATGGCGAATGACGCTGGAGCAGTTCGTTTCGTGTGGTCCAGCGGGACCGAGGCACGCAATCGGCTGTGGACCGCCCGACACCGGGCGTATCCGGCCGCAGTCGCTTTGCGTCCGGGGGCGAAAGGCATTGCGACCGACGTCTGCGTGCCGATCTCGCGGCTTGCCGAAGCTGTGCTCGGAGCGCGCGAGGATATTGCAGCGTCCGGATTGATCGCACCAATTGCCGGCCACGTTGGAGACGGCAATTTTCACTGCTGCATCCTGGTCGATCCGGGTGATCCCGTTGAAGTCGAGCGAGCGCTCACGCTGGATCACAAGATCGTCGCGCGCGGTCTCGGCCTGGGCGGGACCTGCTCTGGAGAGCACGGGATCGGCCTCGGAAAGCGCGGCTTCCTGGAGCAGGAGCACGGAGCTGAGGCTTTGGAGGTGATGCGATCGATCAAGATGGCACTCGATCCAAAAGGAATTCTCAATCCAGGCAAGCTTTTCCCAGGGCCGCCGTCAGCATCCGCGTCTTGA
- a CDS encoding sugar ABC transporter substrate-binding protein produces MPSFTPTRRTLLKTGTAAAALATLGPAFLRQAAAQDADLAPYKAAQIDWQQVSGETITVAVIPASYFENLITLAPQFKALTGIDVRFEKIPPAQIRQKSVIDLTSKTGTYATHAADPMYYALYAANKWVEPLDTYLADKSLTDPAWFKLDDIIPAWRSANGIDGKLYGMPYDGEVTIQVYRKDLYDAKGLKPADTLEAYMSNAAALNTPNDRVWGAALRGVAGAGQNMYIYPSIFREFGGDWMKGGKLTVNGPEAEAALAWYIDIMKKYAPTAAANWNWPDIADAFSQGTVASYIDAHSSASVINNPEKSKVIGKVGYARWPKGPSGKRTTSIWNWGFPINAALPEKKRKATWLFIQWAASAETQARTAHKFAGPTKRSGVNRTSVWKDPDYIKLMNGFGENFVEATMGALQEDTDVDWRPRVPQWPAIGDTMATAIQSALSGQATIKAALDDAQRRIEPMMRG; encoded by the coding sequence ATGCCGTCATTCACGCCGACGCGACGAACGCTACTCAAGACCGGAACCGCAGCCGCCGCTCTCGCGACGCTTGGTCCGGCCTTTCTCCGGCAAGCCGCAGCGCAGGACGCCGACCTTGCGCCTTACAAGGCCGCTCAGATCGATTGGCAGCAGGTCTCCGGCGAGACCATCACGGTGGCCGTGATTCCTGCGAGCTATTTCGAGAACCTCATCACCCTGGCGCCACAATTCAAGGCGCTGACCGGCATCGACGTCCGCTTCGAAAAAATTCCGCCGGCGCAGATTCGGCAGAAGAGCGTCATCGACCTGACCTCGAAGACCGGCACCTACGCGACCCACGCGGCGGATCCCATGTATTACGCGCTCTATGCCGCGAACAAATGGGTCGAGCCGCTCGACACTTATCTCGCCGACAAGTCGCTGACCGACCCGGCATGGTTCAAGCTCGACGACATCATCCCGGCCTGGCGCAGCGCCAACGGCATCGACGGCAAGCTCTATGGCATGCCCTATGACGGTGAAGTCACCATTCAGGTCTATCGCAAGGATCTCTACGATGCGAAGGGCCTGAAGCCGGCCGACACGCTGGAGGCCTACATGTCCAACGCGGCGGCGTTGAACACGCCAAACGATCGCGTCTGGGGCGCGGCGCTGCGCGGCGTCGCGGGTGCCGGCCAGAACATGTACATCTATCCGTCGATCTTCCGCGAGTTCGGCGGCGACTGGATGAAGGGCGGCAAGCTCACCGTCAACGGTCCCGAGGCGGAGGCGGCGCTCGCTTGGTACATCGACATCATGAAGAAGTACGCACCGACGGCGGCGGCCAACTGGAACTGGCCGGATATCGCCGATGCCTTCTCGCAAGGCACCGTCGCCAGCTACATCGACGCGCACTCGTCGGCTTCGGTCATCAACAACCCGGAAAAGTCCAAGGTGATCGGCAAGGTCGGCTATGCCCGCTGGCCCAAGGGTCCCTCGGGCAAGCGCACGACGTCGATCTGGAACTGGGGCTTCCCGATCAATGCCGCGCTACCGGAGAAGAAGCGCAAGGCGACCTGGCTGTTCATCCAATGGGCCGCGAGCGCCGAGACCCAGGCGCGCACCGCGCACAAGTTCGCCGGGCCCACCAAACGCTCCGGCGTCAACCGCACCTCGGTGTGGAAGGACCCCGACTACATCAAGCTGATGAACGGCTTTGGCGAGAACTTCGTCGAGGCCACGATGGGCGCCCTGCAGGAGGATACCGACGTCGACTGGCGTCCGCGCGTGCCGCAATGGCCGGCGATCGGCGATACCATGGCAACCGCGATCCAGTCCGCCCTCTCCGGCCAGGCCACGATCAAGGCTGCACTGGACGATGCGCAGCGCCGCATCGAACCGATGATGCGCGGCTGA
- a CDS encoding ABC transporter ATP-binding protein, with the protein MSGQGQVSFRNIVKLHGQFAALKNVNFDIKPGEFFALLGPSGSGKSTTLRILAGLDAPTTGRVLIDDKDVTSTDARDRDIAMVFQSYALYPHMTVAENIAFPLEMAKLPKSEIAPAVKDAARKVKIDHLLERKPGQLSGGQQQRCALARAIVRKARLFLLDEPLSNLDAKLRLETRAELKKLQRSLGVTAVYVTHDQEEAMTLADRMAVFMSGEIQQVGTPAEVFARPNSIDIAGFIGNPPMNLVPARYVDGDVIIAGHRLKTTTTIAGERDVVVGLRPGALRMAEGGLGARVDLIEDLGDTAVLDLDCAGTMIRMRVADGNIPGEGDTISITARPQDIHLFDPATRMRL; encoded by the coding sequence ATGAGCGGTCAGGGTCAGGTCAGTTTTCGCAACATCGTCAAGCTGCACGGCCAGTTTGCCGCGTTGAAGAACGTGAATTTCGACATCAAGCCGGGGGAGTTCTTCGCCCTGCTCGGCCCGTCGGGCTCGGGCAAGAGCACCACGCTGCGTATCCTCGCCGGCCTCGACGCGCCGACCACGGGCCGCGTGCTGATCGACGACAAGGACGTCACCTCGACCGACGCGCGCGATCGCGACATTGCCATGGTGTTCCAGAGCTACGCGCTCTACCCCCATATGACGGTGGCCGAGAACATCGCCTTTCCGCTCGAGATGGCCAAGCTGCCGAAATCAGAGATCGCGCCCGCCGTGAAAGACGCGGCGCGCAAGGTGAAGATTGATCATTTACTCGAACGCAAGCCGGGCCAGCTCTCGGGCGGCCAGCAGCAGCGCTGCGCGCTCGCCCGCGCCATCGTACGCAAGGCGCGCCTGTTCCTGCTCGACGAACCGCTGTCGAATCTCGACGCGAAGCTGCGGCTGGAAACGCGCGCCGAGCTGAAGAAGCTGCAGCGCTCGCTCGGCGTCACCGCCGTCTACGTCACTCACGACCAGGAAGAGGCCATGACGCTCGCGGACCGCATGGCGGTGTTCATGTCGGGCGAGATCCAGCAGGTCGGCACGCCGGCCGAGGTGTTCGCCCGCCCGAACTCGATCGACATTGCCGGTTTCATCGGCAATCCTCCGATGAACCTCGTCCCCGCCCGGTACGTGGATGGCGACGTCATCATCGCAGGCCATCGCCTGAAGACAACGACCACGATCGCAGGCGAGCGCGACGTGGTGGTCGGCCTTCGGCCCGGCGCCCTGCGCATGGCGGAAGGCGGTCTCGGCGCGCGCGTCGATCTGATCGAGGATCTCGGCGATACCGCCGTGCTCGATCTCGACTGCGCCGGCACCATGATCCGCATGCGCGTCGCCGACGGCAACATTCCCGGCGAAGGCGACACGATCTCGATCACGGCCCGTCCGCAAGATATTCACCTGTTCGATCCAGCGACACGCATGCGGCTTTGA
- a CDS encoding carbohydrate ABC transporter permease: MTAKRLRIIALLAISTVFLLAWAFPILWSVLNSLKTDSDVLAYPPKLVFAPTLEAYRDVLFGSGSILPNLLSSVIISVGTTIVTMLMAVPAAYALARLRFRGKKFAGFYVLATQMLPPVGIIIPYFLVLRNIGWIDTYQGIILIYLSFSLPFAIWLLVSYFEDIPFEMEEAAYLDGASRLKTLWRIIIPQVRGGIAVTIVFVFLNAWNEFLFAVVLSGNTVRPVTVAMFNFVSVEQTLWAKLAAVSVLAMLPVVVLGVVAQKHIVKGLTVGAVKGGGRR; this comes from the coding sequence ATGACTGCAAAGCGCCTCCGCATCATCGCCCTGCTGGCTATCTCCACTGTCTTCCTGTTGGCCTGGGCATTTCCCATCCTCTGGAGCGTGCTGAACTCGCTCAAGACCGATTCCGACGTACTGGCCTATCCGCCCAAGCTGGTGTTTGCGCCGACGCTGGAAGCCTATCGCGACGTGCTGTTCGGCTCAGGATCGATCCTGCCGAACCTGCTCTCCAGCGTCATCATCTCCGTCGGAACCACCATCGTCACCATGCTGATGGCGGTGCCCGCGGCCTACGCGCTGGCGCGCCTGCGCTTTCGCGGCAAGAAGTTCGCGGGCTTCTACGTGCTGGCTACGCAGATGCTGCCGCCGGTCGGCATCATCATCCCCTACTTCCTGGTGCTGCGGAACATCGGCTGGATCGACACCTATCAGGGCATCATCCTGATCTATCTGTCGTTCTCACTGCCCTTCGCGATCTGGCTGCTGGTCTCCTATTTCGAGGACATTCCCTTTGAGATGGAGGAAGCCGCCTATCTCGACGGCGCCAGCCGACTGAAGACGTTGTGGCGGATCATCATTCCGCAGGTCCGTGGCGGCATCGCCGTGACCATCGTGTTCGTGTTCCTCAATGCGTGGAATGAATTCCTGTTCGCCGTCGTGCTGAGCGGCAACACGGTGCGTCCGGTCACGGTCGCCATGTTCAACTTCGTTTCCGTCGAGCAGACGCTGTGGGCCAAGCTCGCCGCGGTCTCGGTCCTCGCCATGCTGCCTGTCGTCGTTCTCGGCGTGGTCGCGCAGAAGCATATCGTGAAGGGGCTGACGGTCGGTGCAGTCAAGGGCGGAGGGCGCCGATGA
- a CDS encoding thiamine pyrophosphate-dependent enzyme, with product MIEHETTGEKIARSLIAHGVDTVFGIPGAHMYDFNDALYGRRAELRFIHTRHEQGAGYMAYGYAKSTGKPGVYSVVPGPGVLNSGAALCTAYGANAPVLCVTGNIMSHLIGQGRGQLHELPDQLATLRSFIKGAERINHPSGVSDTMANLFTRMLSGRPGPVAVEAPWDVFGAKGPVGAIAVGVPHLPPAIDPDAIAAAAALIAKARNPIIMVGGGAADAGPEVAELAARLQAPVTAHRSGKGILPGDDPLAFNSVAAFEHWKKVDLLIGIGSRLELQYMRWRWLPPGLKVIRIDIDPTEMVRLKPDVAIVADAAAGTRALTAAISGASPASREDEFREIRAKAQSAFSEVQPQKAYLDAIRTVLPRDGFFVEEVSQMGFTARFGFPVYGPRQYVTCGYQDNLGFGYNTALGVKVAHPDKAVVSVSGDGGFLFGLQEMATAVHHRINVVAIVFNNASYGNVLRDQRQSYQGRFIGSDLTNPDFVKLAESFGMPAYRAASPEALKRTLAKALDLDSPALIEVPIEKGSETSPWPFIHPAEPSASDRRRT from the coding sequence ATGATTGAGCACGAAACCACCGGCGAGAAGATCGCTCGGTCTCTGATCGCGCACGGGGTGGATACGGTTTTCGGCATCCCCGGCGCGCACATGTATGACTTCAACGACGCTCTCTATGGCCGCCGTGCCGAGCTGCGCTTCATCCATACCAGGCACGAGCAAGGCGCCGGTTATATGGCCTACGGCTACGCCAAGTCGACCGGGAAGCCCGGGGTCTACTCGGTCGTGCCCGGCCCCGGAGTGCTCAACTCCGGCGCCGCGCTTTGCACCGCCTACGGCGCAAATGCTCCCGTTCTCTGCGTCACCGGCAACATCATGTCGCACTTGATCGGTCAGGGGCGCGGCCAGCTCCATGAGTTGCCCGATCAGCTCGCGACATTGCGGAGCTTCATCAAGGGCGCGGAGCGCATCAACCATCCAAGCGGCGTCTCCGACACCATGGCGAACCTGTTTACGCGCATGCTGTCGGGGCGCCCCGGACCGGTTGCCGTCGAGGCGCCATGGGACGTTTTTGGAGCAAAAGGACCGGTGGGCGCAATCGCCGTCGGCGTTCCCCATCTTCCGCCGGCCATCGATCCTGATGCGATCGCCGCGGCCGCGGCACTGATCGCAAAGGCCAGGAATCCGATCATCATGGTCGGCGGCGGGGCTGCGGATGCGGGCCCCGAAGTCGCCGAACTGGCTGCGCGGCTTCAAGCACCCGTCACCGCGCACCGCTCGGGCAAGGGAATCCTGCCTGGTGACGATCCTCTGGCGTTCAATTCGGTCGCAGCCTTCGAGCACTGGAAGAAGGTCGACCTCCTGATCGGCATCGGCAGTCGCCTCGAGCTGCAATATATGCGCTGGCGGTGGCTTCCGCCGGGGCTCAAGGTCATCCGTATCGACATCGATCCGACCGAGATGGTCCGTCTGAAGCCGGATGTTGCGATTGTGGCGGATGCGGCGGCAGGGACCAGGGCTTTGACCGCCGCGATCAGTGGAGCGTCACCTGCCTCGCGCGAAGATGAATTCCGCGAGATCAGGGCCAAAGCGCAGAGCGCCTTCTCGGAGGTGCAGCCTCAGAAGGCCTATCTCGACGCTATTCGCACCGTACTGCCTCGCGACGGCTTTTTCGTCGAGGAAGTGAGCCAGATGGGCTTCACGGCGCGGTTTGGCTTTCCGGTCTATGGGCCTCGACAATACGTTACATGCGGCTATCAGGACAATCTTGGCTTCGGCTATAACACCGCGCTCGGCGTCAAGGTTGCGCATCCGGACAAAGCCGTGGTTTCCGTCTCCGGCGACGGCGGGTTTCTGTTCGGACTCCAGGAGATGGCTACCGCGGTTCACCACCGCATCAACGTCGTCGCCATCGTCTTCAACAACGCGTCATACGGCAACGTTCTGCGCGATCAGCGGCAGTCGTATCAGGGCCGCTTCATCGGGTCCGACTTGACCAATCCGGATTTCGTCAAGCTCGCCGAATCCTTCGGCATGCCTGCCTATCGTGCCGCATCCCCGGAAGCCCTGAAGCGCACGCTCGCAAAAGCCCTCGATCTCGACTCGCCGGCGCTCATCGAAGTGCCGATCGAAAAGGGCTCGGAAACGAGCCCCTGGCCGTTCATTCACCCGGCCGAGCCCAGCGCGTCCGATCGTCGCCGGACATGA
- a CDS encoding LysR family transcriptional regulator: MSLTRITIRQFEAFVAVADTLSFSAAADRLGLTSSAVSQLVSELEAITGFRVFDRSTRRVALSSAGREFLGIGQTVLRHVQLAETAAADVRNRSAGVVRIGAPLILASAVLPPAVREFRRERPNVAIHIRDVPVDLTVDRVAAGDVDLAVGPDRPPDPAVIREAIFRSPWVLWLAPEHPLATRKVLSWDDLRNVNLVAASRDHEVSVAEMRSSAPNSSPIAPPQIVDNITTALGIAAQGLAATPAPAYVGVVARPLGLTMRRITKPETVREVCLYRPLRRSIPPAAEAFAEFVIQWIRAWNLKAQHDKAGPARKASKRND, translated from the coding sequence ATGTCGCTCACCCGCATCACGATCCGGCAGTTCGAAGCGTTCGTTGCTGTCGCTGATACTCTCAGTTTCTCCGCCGCTGCCGATCGACTGGGCCTGACATCGTCGGCTGTCAGCCAGCTCGTAAGTGAGCTCGAGGCCATTACAGGATTTCGCGTGTTCGACCGCAGCACGAGACGCGTTGCTTTATCGAGCGCCGGCCGCGAATTCCTGGGCATTGGACAGACTGTCCTTCGGCACGTACAACTCGCCGAGACTGCCGCAGCGGATGTTCGCAACCGTTCCGCAGGCGTGGTCCGGATTGGCGCCCCGTTGATCCTGGCGAGCGCCGTATTGCCGCCGGCCGTGCGCGAATTCAGACGAGAGCGTCCGAACGTTGCCATCCATATTCGAGACGTACCCGTTGATCTGACCGTGGATCGGGTCGCAGCGGGAGACGTCGACTTGGCGGTAGGGCCGGACCGCCCTCCCGATCCAGCCGTGATCCGAGAGGCGATCTTCCGCAGCCCCTGGGTGCTGTGGCTTGCGCCAGAACACCCCTTGGCGACCAGGAAGGTGCTGAGCTGGGACGACCTTCGCAATGTCAACCTCGTCGCCGCGAGCCGGGATCACGAGGTCAGCGTTGCTGAGATGCGGAGTTCCGCTCCGAATTCAAGTCCGATCGCTCCTCCGCAGATAGTCGACAACATCACCACAGCCCTTGGCATCGCGGCGCAAGGGCTCGCCGCCACGCCTGCTCCGGCCTATGTCGGAGTCGTGGCTCGGCCGCTGGGGCTCACGATGCGCCGCATTACAAAGCCCGAGACCGTGCGCGAGGTGTGTCTCTATCGGCCTTTGCGGCGCTCGATTCCGCCGGCAGCCGAAGCCTTCGCCGAATTTGTGATTCAATGGATCCGGGCATGGAATCTGAAGGCACAACATGACAAGGCTGGGCCGGCGCGCAAGGCCTCAAAACGGAACGACTGA
- a CDS encoding MBL fold metallo-hydrolase: protein MNCQSLLAGATIALISSFGTAALAQPFEGCPSKEILAQFEEFGRTRKMPPELGAWLNNPKAQYIEPWKAFDNVYYVGVCWVSSWVIRTSDGVVLIDTLHEPHVDQLIANLRKVGADLADIKYVLMTHGHFDHVGGAAKLKPLLPNAKFVMTKIGWSEAIAAAKQSEGTPRPWSMIDQDVVVGDGNVIRSGNNTFGVLETPGHTHGTASYTYDVKDGTKTYRAVTVGGLGLNAIENSKQVEGYIASLDTIKKPVEQPNNPVTVHLTTHPFSNGLTELREKVVSRAPNEPNPLVDPQGLLDQVAYLRKGAEERLAIERKAGR from the coding sequence ATGAATTGCCAATCCCTTCTCGCAGGCGCCACTATAGCCCTGATATCGTCTTTCGGAACGGCAGCCCTTGCGCAGCCGTTCGAGGGGTGCCCGTCGAAGGAAATCCTGGCGCAGTTCGAGGAGTTTGGCCGCACCAGGAAGATGCCGCCCGAGCTCGGTGCCTGGCTGAACAATCCCAAGGCTCAGTACATCGAGCCCTGGAAGGCTTTCGATAACGTCTACTATGTCGGCGTTTGCTGGGTCTCGTCCTGGGTGATACGCACAAGCGACGGCGTGGTGTTGATCGACACGTTGCACGAGCCTCATGTCGACCAGCTCATTGCCAATTTGCGCAAGGTCGGCGCCGACCTGGCCGACATCAAATACGTGCTGATGACGCATGGGCACTTCGATCATGTCGGCGGGGCCGCCAAGCTCAAGCCTCTGCTGCCGAATGCGAAATTCGTGATGACCAAGATCGGCTGGAGCGAAGCGATCGCAGCGGCGAAGCAGTCCGAAGGAACGCCGCGTCCGTGGTCAATGATCGATCAGGATGTCGTCGTCGGGGACGGAAACGTCATCCGTTCAGGCAACAACACGTTCGGTGTATTGGAGACCCCCGGTCATACCCATGGCACAGCATCGTACACCTACGACGTGAAGGATGGCACAAAGACCTATCGCGCCGTCACGGTCGGCGGACTTGGGCTCAATGCGATCGAAAACTCAAAGCAGGTCGAAGGGTACATTGCGAGCCTCGACACGATCAAGAAGCCGGTCGAGCAACCTAACAATCCTGTGACAGTGCATCTCACGACGCACCCGTTCTCCAACGGATTGACCGAGCTCCGCGAGAAGGTCGTTTCGCGCGCACCGAACGAACCGAATCCTCTTGTCGACCCGCAGGGTTTGCTCGATCAGGTGGCCTATCTGCGCAAGGGAGCG